A region of Flavobacterium album DNA encodes the following proteins:
- a CDS encoding LNS2 domain-containing protein, whose product MNTEDIDKNLQPITENGEHLSPILPLGIKNYLIDIDGTICDDIPNEEPERMVTAAVYPDALETLNRWYDEGHVIYFFTSRTEAHREITETWLKKFGFKYHGMLMGKPRGGNYHWIDNHLVKATRYRGKFTDLVEKEVTIQVFDDGKHDED is encoded by the coding sequence ATGAACACGGAAGATATAGACAAGAATTTACAGCCGATAACAGAGAACGGCGAGCACTTGAGCCCGATACTTCCGCTGGGCATAAAGAACTACCTGATTGATATAGACGGTACTATTTGCGACGATATACCGAATGAGGAACCCGAAAGGATGGTTACCGCAGCCGTGTATCCTGATGCGCTCGAAACGCTAAACAGGTGGTATGACGAAGGGCACGTGATCTATTTCTTTACGTCGCGTACCGAAGCCCACAGGGAAATTACCGAAACATGGCTGAAGAAATTCGGCTTTAAATACCACGGCATGCTTATGGGCAAGCCCCGTGGGGGAAACTACCACTGGATAGACAACCACCTTGTAAAGGCAACGCGATACAGGGGGAAATTTACCGACCTGGTTGAGAAAGAAGTGACCATCCAGGTTTTTGATGATGGCAAACACGATGAAGATTAA
- a CDS encoding (Fe-S)-binding protein, with amino-acid sequence MENIIVPTMAEMMATGQQPEVLFWVGCSGSFDDRAKKITKAFVRILNRANVPFAVLGTEESCTGDPAKRAGNEFLFQMQAMANIEVLNAYDVKKIVTACPHCFNTIKNEYPGLGGKYEVVHHTQFLKSLLEEGRLTIEGGQFKGKKITFHDPCYLGRANNIYEAPRDLIEKLDAELVEMKRSRANGFCCGAGGAQMFKEPEPGNKDVNVERTEDALETQPEIIAAGCPFCNTMLTDGVKAKNREHDVKVMDVAELIANAKDL; translated from the coding sequence ATGGAAAATATTATAGTTCCTACAATGGCCGAAATGATGGCTACAGGGCAGCAGCCGGAAGTATTGTTCTGGGTGGGCTGTTCGGGTAGCTTTGACGACAGGGCCAAAAAGATAACCAAGGCGTTTGTGCGGATACTAAACCGTGCCAATGTGCCGTTCGCTGTATTAGGAACGGAAGAAAGCTGTACGGGCGACCCTGCAAAAAGGGCAGGCAACGAGTTCCTGTTCCAGATGCAGGCTATGGCAAACATTGAGGTGCTCAACGCTTATGATGTAAAGAAGATTGTTACGGCATGCCCGCACTGCTTCAACACGATAAAGAACGAATACCCGGGCCTTGGCGGAAAGTATGAAGTGGTACACCACACCCAGTTCCTGAAATCGCTGCTTGAAGAAGGCAGGCTTACCATAGAAGGCGGGCAGTTTAAAGGCAAGAAAATAACCTTTCACGACCCGTGCTACTTAGGAAGGGCAAACAATATCTATGAAGCGCCACGCGACCTTATAGAGAAGCTGGACGCTGAATTGGTAGAGATGAAACGCTCCCGTGCCAACGGCTTTTGCTGTGGTGCAGGCGGCGCACAGATGTTCAAGGAACCCGAGCCGGGCAACAAGGACGTGAACGTGGAAAGGACCGAAGATGCCTTGGAAACACAGCCTGAGATAATCGCGGCCGGATGCCCGTTCTGTAACACTATGCTTACGGATGGCGTTAAGGCTAAGAACAGGGAACACGATGTTAAAGTAATGGATGTGGCGGAACTTATCGCCAATGCAAAGGATTTATAA
- a CDS encoding ABC transporter ATPase — MYVPFDTLPEESRIWIYQSNRKFSDEEVTEIESSLQNFLENWAAHGAGLEASYQIKYNRFIIIAINQEVQAATGCSIDASVQFIQSLEQKYNVDLLDKMNVTFKNGEHIAYKPLIDFKKMAKEKSVSANTIVFNNLVNTVGEWEEYWEVPAGESWHSRFF; from the coding sequence ATGTACGTTCCTTTTGATACACTGCCTGAAGAATCCAGGATATGGATTTACCAGTCGAACAGGAAATTTTCTGATGAGGAAGTTACCGAAATAGAATCGTCGCTACAGAATTTCCTTGAGAACTGGGCGGCACACGGCGCGGGGCTTGAGGCTTCGTACCAGATAAAATACAACAGGTTTATTATTATTGCCATAAACCAGGAGGTACAGGCTGCAACGGGATGCTCTATAGATGCATCGGTACAGTTCATACAGTCGCTGGAGCAGAAATACAATGTAGACCTGCTCGACAAGATGAATGTTACCTTTAAGAACGGCGAGCATATTGCCTATAAGCCGCTTATCGATTTTAAGAAAATGGCTAAAGAGAAATCGGTTTCGGCCAATACTATAGTTTTTAACAACCTGGTAAACACCGTGGGAGAATGGGAAGAATACTGGGAAGTACCCGCAGGGGAAAGTTGGCACAGCCGGTTTTTTTGA
- a CDS encoding glycoside hydrolase family 3 N-terminal domain-containing protein — translation MKRFLIVVFLLAIGTASAQKALGFDDYASAGERKWVDSIYNSMSFDERVGQLFMVAAYSNKDSTHVKGIDKLVRDYKVGGLIFFQGGPVRQAKLTNRYQAESKVPMLIGIDAEWGLSMRLDSTYRYPWNMTLGAVQDMKLIEKQGKQMAIQAKRMGIHFNFAPVLDINTNPSNPIIGNRSFGEDKLNVTDRALALMKGIQSEGVFATGKHFPGHGDTGTDSHTTLPYLPFSKERLEDVEFYPYKKLFKEGLSSIMVAHLNVPSIEPTPNYPTSLSYNLITNIVQKEMGFKGLIFTDALNMKGASSFMAPGDIDLEAFLAGNDVLLFAENVPVAIEKFRQAYMDSVLSEERLQHSVKKILAYKYRGGLNNYTPIDINNLYSDLNGHEYDDLNYQLYENAVTVLKNDQEAVPVMELETEKIAYVKMGDDDGSVYLSTLHKYADVTEVKEDSLQVLKTRLKDYSTVIIGYHKADGAWKKHDFSAKELVWLDTIAKNSKVILTVFAKPYTLNAIKNFANIESVVLAYQNNTISQTVAAEIVFGALGAKGKLPVSIGTNYKVNHGVYTKATNRLGFTTPENAGMNSVVLRKIDLLAKKAIDEKMTPGLQVLVARNGKVVYQKSFGYHTYENDVKVRDTDIYDVASLTKVLSTLPNIMQLYDKGELKLDDKLGDMLPVFAKTDKKKIILKDMLLHQAKFQPWIPFYQATLDSEKHPDSLYYRRSYSEEFPHQVAENLYLRKDYPDTIIARIADSKLLKKKEYKYSDFSFILLKEYIERHTGKKIDVLSDQQFYKPLGAASTTYNPLRKFDMAIIPPTEIDKYFRYQVIQGYVHDMAAAMEDGVAGHAGLFSNAMDVAKIMQMYLQEGNYGGRQYFSPKTFDTFNTCYACKEGNRRGLGFDKPQIGNNPGPTCGCVSKSSFGHTGFTGTMTWADPETGIVYVFLSNRTYPEAGENRLSKENIREDIQKVIEEAIIE, via the coding sequence TTGAAGAGATTTTTGATTGTCGTTTTTCTGTTAGCCATTGGTACAGCATCGGCGCAGAAGGCATTGGGTTTTGATGATTACGCCTCGGCAGGCGAAAGGAAATGGGTAGACAGCATATACAACAGCATGTCGTTTGACGAAAGGGTAGGGCAGCTGTTTATGGTTGCAGCCTATTCTAACAAAGATTCCACGCATGTAAAAGGGATAGATAAGCTGGTGAGGGATTATAAGGTTGGCGGGCTCATTTTCTTCCAGGGTGGTCCTGTGAGGCAGGCAAAGCTTACCAATCGTTACCAGGCAGAATCGAAAGTGCCGATGCTCATTGGCATAGATGCTGAATGGGGCCTTAGCATGAGGCTCGATTCTACCTACCGTTATCCGTGGAATATGACGCTGGGAGCCGTTCAGGACATGAAGCTCATCGAAAAGCAGGGCAAACAGATGGCGATACAGGCAAAGCGTATGGGTATACATTTCAATTTTGCGCCGGTGCTCGATATCAATACGAACCCGTCAAACCCTATCATTGGCAACCGATCTTTTGGCGAGGATAAACTTAACGTGACCGACAGGGCCCTTGCCCTTATGAAAGGCATCCAGAGCGAGGGTGTTTTTGCAACAGGCAAGCACTTCCCGGGACATGGCGATACCGGCACCGATTCCCATACTACATTGCCGTACCTTCCTTTTTCTAAAGAGAGGCTGGAAGATGTAGAGTTCTATCCTTATAAGAAACTGTTTAAAGAAGGGTTGTCAAGCATTATGGTAGCGCACCTTAACGTGCCCAGCATAGAGCCTACGCCAAATTATCCTACATCGCTTTCATATAATTTGATAACCAATATAGTGCAAAAGGAAATGGGCTTCAAAGGCCTGATATTTACAGATGCGCTCAATATGAAAGGAGCAAGCAGCTTTATGGCGCCCGGCGATATTGACCTTGAGGCCTTCCTTGCAGGGAATGACGTGCTGTTGTTTGCCGAAAATGTTCCTGTAGCCATAGAGAAATTCCGCCAGGCTTATATGGACAGCGTATTGTCGGAAGAAAGGCTGCAGCATTCGGTAAAGAAGATATTGGCATATAAATACAGGGGCGGGCTCAATAACTACACGCCTATCGACATAAATAACCTGTACAGCGACCTGAACGGGCATGAGTACGATGACCTGAATTACCAGCTGTATGAGAATGCGGTAACGGTATTGAAGAACGACCAGGAGGCTGTTCCGGTTATGGAACTGGAAACCGAAAAGATAGCCTACGTAAAAATGGGCGATGACGATGGCTCTGTTTACCTGAGTACCCTGCACAAATATGCCGATGTGACTGAAGTAAAAGAAGACAGCCTGCAGGTACTCAAGACGCGCCTTAAAGATTACAGCACCGTTATAATAGGCTATCATAAAGCTGACGGCGCCTGGAAAAAGCACGATTTTTCGGCCAAAGAACTGGTGTGGCTGGATACTATAGCTAAAAACAGCAAGGTGATATTGACGGTTTTTGCAAAGCCATACACCTTGAATGCTATTAAGAACTTTGCCAATATTGAAAGTGTTGTGCTGGCCTACCAAAACAATACCATTTCGCAGACGGTGGCTGCCGAGATCGTATTCGGTGCGTTGGGTGCCAAAGGAAAACTGCCCGTATCTATTGGCACAAATTATAAGGTTAATCACGGAGTATATACAAAAGCGACCAACCGGCTTGGCTTTACCACTCCTGAAAATGCAGGTATGAATTCGGTCGTGCTTCGAAAGATCGACCTGTTGGCAAAAAAAGCGATAGACGAGAAAATGACCCCGGGATTGCAGGTGCTCGTAGCGCGTAATGGCAAGGTGGTGTACCAGAAGTCTTTTGGTTACCATACCTACGAGAACGATGTGAAGGTACGAGATACCGATATTTATGATGTTGCTTCGCTTACCAAAGTACTATCGACACTGCCTAATATCATGCAGCTATACGATAAGGGAGAATTGAAATTGGATGATAAGCTTGGCGATATGCTCCCGGTATTCGCCAAAACAGATAAAAAGAAGATCATACTGAAAGACATGTTGCTGCACCAGGCTAAGTTCCAGCCGTGGATACCGTTCTATCAGGCAACGCTGGACAGCGAAAAGCACCCGGATTCGTTATATTACCGCAGGAGTTACAGTGAAGAATTCCCACACCAGGTAGCCGAAAACCTCTACCTGAGGAAAGATTATCCCGATACGATCATAGCGCGTATAGCAGATAGCAAGCTGCTGAAAAAGAAAGAATACAAGTACAGCGACTTCTCGTTCATACTGCTGAAAGAATATATAGAAAGGCACACCGGAAAGAAGATCGACGTGCTGAGCGACCAGCAATTCTATAAGCCGTTGGGCGCCGCATCTACTACTTATAACCCGTTGCGCAAGTTCGACATGGCCATCATACCGCCTACGGAGATAGACAAATACTTCCGCTACCAGGTAATACAGGGATATGTGCACGATATGGCTGCCGCGATGGAAGACGGTGTTGCAGGGCATGCGGGGCTTTTCTCCAATGCGATGGACGTAGCCAAAATCATGCAGATGTATCTGCAGGAAGGAAATTATGGCGGCAGGCAATATTTCTCACCGAAAACGTTCGATACCTTTAATACCTGCTATGCCTGTAAAGAGGGCAACAGGAGGGGGCTTGGCTTCGATAAGCCGCAAATAGGCAATAATCCTGGTCCTACTTGTGGTTGCGTATCAAAGTCAAGCTTTGGGCACACTGGCTTCACGGGTACCATGACCTGGGCCGATCCCGAAACAGGTATCGTTTATGTGTTCTTATCGAACAGGACGTATCCCGAAGCGGGGGAGAACCGCCTTTCGAAAGAGAATATCAGGGAGGATATACAGAAAGTGATAGAGGAGGCGATTATAGAATAA
- a CDS encoding DUF1801 domain-containing protein, whose translation MQSPAATPDEYIASLPEDRKAAMEKLRGTINKNLPKGFKEGIGYGMLCWSVPHSAYPAGYHCDPKVPLPFLSVASQKNFIAVYHMGVYADKNLHDWFVTEYPNHVKTKLDMGKSCIRFKKPEIIPFALIGELVSKITMQEWIDLYEKNLKG comes from the coding sequence ATGCAATCTCCAGCAGCCACACCCGATGAATATATTGCCTCGCTTCCTGAAGACAGGAAAGCGGCTATGGAAAAGTTAAGGGGTACCATTAACAAAAACCTACCGAAAGGATTTAAGGAAGGCATAGGATATGGCATGCTATGCTGGTCGGTGCCGCATTCTGCTTATCCTGCCGGTTATCATTGCGACCCAAAAGTTCCGTTGCCATTCCTTAGTGTCGCTTCGCAAAAGAACTTTATTGCGGTGTACCACATGGGTGTGTATGCCGATAAAAATCTCCACGATTGGTTTGTGACAGAGTACCCGAACCATGTAAAGACAAAGCTGGATATGGGCAAAAGCTGTATCCGTTTCAAAAAGCCGGAGATAATTCCTTTTGCGCTTATCGGCGAACTGGTTTCTAAAATTACAATGCAGGAGTGGATAGATCTGTATGAAAAGAATTTGAAAGGATAG
- the bshA gene encoding N-acetyl-alpha-D-glucosaminyl L-malate synthase BshA, translating to MKIAIVCYPTFGGSGVVATELGLELARRGHEIHFITYSQPVRLALLNPNIHYHEVHVPEYPLFHYQPYELALSSKLVDMVKLHKIELLHVHYAIPHAYAGYMAKKMLKEQGIRIPMVTTLHGTDITLVGNHPFYKPAVSFSINHSDIVTSVSQDLKEETYRLFDIKREIYVIPNFIEIDKNKMDVKSDCHRSMMATETQKIVTHISNFRKVKRIPDIVKIFFEIQKEIPAKLMMVGDGPERAGAEKLCEDLGISDKVIFFGNSNEINKILCFSDLFLLPSETESFGLAALEAMASGVPVISTNTGGLPEVNRNGYSGYLSNVGDIQDMAAKAISILSDDEKLLEFKENALQLAQEFDIQNILPMYEKVYEKALKMNSK from the coding sequence ATGAAAATCGCAATAGTATGTTATCCAACCTTTGGCGGGAGCGGCGTTGTAGCGACCGAGCTTGGGCTGGAACTGGCCCGCAGGGGCCACGAGATACACTTTATCACCTATAGCCAGCCGGTGCGCCTGGCGTTACTGAACCCTAACATCCATTACCACGAGGTACATGTACCGGAATACCCGCTGTTCCATTACCAGCCATACGAGCTGGCGCTCTCGAGCAAGCTGGTGGATATGGTGAAGCTCCATAAAATAGAGCTGCTGCATGTACATTATGCCATTCCGCATGCCTATGCCGGGTATATGGCCAAAAAGATGCTCAAGGAGCAGGGCATCAGGATACCGATGGTAACCACGCTGCACGGTACCGATATTACACTGGTGGGCAATCACCCGTTCTATAAGCCGGCGGTGAGTTTCAGCATCAACCATTCTGATATCGTGACATCAGTGTCGCAGGACCTGAAAGAGGAGACCTACAGGCTCTTCGACATAAAGCGGGAAATCTATGTGATCCCGAACTTTATCGAAATCGATAAGAATAAAATGGATGTGAAATCCGACTGCCACCGCTCAATGATGGCTACGGAGACACAAAAGATCGTGACGCACATCAGTAACTTCCGCAAGGTGAAGCGCATCCCGGATATCGTAAAGATATTCTTTGAAATACAAAAAGAGATCCCTGCCAAGCTCATGATGGTGGGCGACGGGCCTGAACGTGCCGGTGCCGAAAAACTGTGTGAAGATCTTGGAATCAGCGATAAGGTGATCTTTTTTGGCAACAGTAACGAGATCAATAAGATATTGTGCTTTAGCGACCTGTTCCTGCTCCCTTCGGAAACGGAAAGTTTTGGACTTGCGGCACTAGAAGCTATGGCAAGCGGGGTACCGGTGATATCGACCAATACAGGAGGCCTCCCGGAAGTGAACCGCAACGGCTACTCGGGTTACCTGAGCAATGTTGGCGACATACAGGATATGGCAGCAAAAGCCATTTCGATATTATCGGATGATGAAAAGCTGTTGGAATTTAAGGAAAACGCGCTTCAGCTGGCACAGGAATTCGACATCCAGAACATTTTGCCGATGTATGAAAAGGTGTACGAAAAAGCGCTGAAAATGAATTCAAAATAA
- a CDS encoding protease complex subunit PrcB family protein translates to MKKLLTLALLALIFTSCKINVVNHIAVAAPITFEILKQEAYGGRDKESAAVITSQSQLTALYKELGWSDVPSVDFEKQNVVALFMGQKSTGGYSISVKSITINDDTATIKVLETVPSGMATMAITNPYCIALIPKTEKVIVE, encoded by the coding sequence ATGAAAAAATTACTTACGCTCGCTTTGTTGGCACTAATATTTACAAGCTGCAAGATAAACGTAGTGAACCACATTGCAGTTGCTGCCCCGATTACTTTTGAGATACTGAAACAAGAAGCCTATGGCGGCCGTGATAAAGAGTCGGCTGCAGTCATCACATCGCAAAGCCAGCTAACGGCACTGTATAAGGAACTCGGATGGAGTGACGTGCCATCAGTCGATTTTGAAAAGCAGAATGTGGTAGCCTTGTTTATGGGTCAGAAAAGTACAGGCGGCTACAGCATTAGCGTAAAAAGTATTACTATTAATGATGACACAGCCACGATAAAAGTTTTGGAAACCGTACCAAGCGGAATGGCAACTATGGCGATCACCAATCCGTACTGCATTGCACTGATCCCGAAAACGGAGAAGGTAATTGTAGAATAG
- a CDS encoding endonuclease/exonuclease/phosphatase family protein: MKRLLLLLTMLSTASYAQTSYKIMTYNIRLDIASDGENRWDNRKEMLAKQVQFYEPDFLGVQEALPQQVHYLDSAMVAYDFIGVGRDDGKSKGEHSAIFYKSKKFKVLQQSTFWLSETPAVPSKGWDAAYNRVCSYGLFENKDTKKKVWVFNTHFDHMGNIARVESAKLILQKIKELNKDNLPFIVMGDLNLEPDAEPIAVIKKELLDTREVSEFVFGPTGTFNGFEFNKPVTKRIDYIFIPKTGLKTQKYAILSDSKDCRYPSDHLPVYVELVLRK, from the coding sequence ATGAAACGACTTTTACTTCTACTCACCATGCTTTCAACCGCATCTTACGCCCAGACCTCTTATAAAATAATGACCTACAACATTCGCCTGGACATAGCAAGCGATGGCGAAAACCGTTGGGATAACCGCAAAGAAATGCTGGCAAAGCAAGTACAATTCTATGAGCCTGACTTCCTTGGAGTACAGGAAGCGCTGCCACAACAGGTGCACTACCTTGACAGTGCAATGGTTGCTTATGATTTCATTGGCGTAGGCCGTGATGACGGGAAAAGCAAAGGCGAACACTCAGCCATTTTTTATAAAAGCAAAAAGTTTAAGGTGCTACAGCAATCTACTTTCTGGTTGTCAGAAACGCCTGCTGTGCCTTCAAAAGGATGGGATGCGGCCTACAACCGTGTGTGCAGCTACGGGCTCTTTGAAAACAAGGACACCAAAAAGAAGGTGTGGGTTTTCAATACGCACTTCGACCATATGGGGAATATAGCACGGGTAGAAAGCGCAAAGCTTATCCTGCAAAAGATAAAAGAACTGAATAAAGACAACCTTCCGTTCATCGTTATGGGCGACCTCAACCTGGAGCCGGATGCCGAGCCAATTGCCGTGATTAAAAAAGAGCTGTTGGATACAAGAGAGGTTTCAGAATTCGTTTTTGGGCCAACAGGCACATTTAATGGGTTTGAATTCAACAAGCCCGTTACAAAACGTATCGACTATATTTTCATTCCGAAGACAGGGCTGAAAACTCAAAAGTACGCGATACTGAGCGATTCCAAAGACTGCCGGTACCCGAGTGACCATTTGCCTGTGTATGTAGAGCTTGTTTTAAGGAAATAG
- a CDS encoding ATP-binding cassette domain-containing protein — protein MIFGTQKANTAAISINGKVIPVHKIIPEGCIGYLPQEPFLPNTMKVRDIIPLYYSGDEQDKLFYSPRIDKIANTRVGKLSMGELRYFELLLIGHLPHQFLMLDEPFSMIEPLYKDLIKDFLKKLKTQKGIIITDHYYDDVLSVTNRKLLLKDGQLININDRNDLIAHGYLPSEKL, from the coding sequence ATAATTTTCGGGACTCAAAAGGCAAATACGGCAGCAATATCTATTAACGGGAAAGTAATCCCAGTACATAAGATCATACCTGAAGGTTGTATAGGCTATTTGCCGCAGGAGCCATTCTTACCCAACACCATGAAGGTACGCGATATAATACCGCTTTATTATTCCGGCGACGAGCAGGATAAACTTTTCTATTCGCCGCGTATAGACAAGATCGCCAATACCCGCGTGGGCAAGCTTTCAATGGGCGAACTGCGGTATTTTGAATTGCTGCTTATAGGCCACCTGCCGCATCAGTTCCTCATGCTGGACGAGCCATTCTCCATGATAGAACCGCTATACAAAGACCTTATAAAAGATTTCCTCAAAAAGCTAAAAACACAAAAAGGCATAATTATTACAGATCATTATTATGATGACGTACTTTCGGTGACCAACAGGAAGCTGCTGCTAAAAGATGGGCAGCTTATCAACATCAACGACCGCAACGACTTAATAGCCCACGGCTACCTGCCTTCTGAAAAATTATAG
- a CDS encoding EcsC family protein, with the protein MTIETKDSYEQRQLQEIQNWKNEKPGVVSEFMGSLFKPLSRLFDNALPVNTIQSAIESCNGASKSLIDMEAFKREANITEIGELRSRSLPELDMLANEAHNWAIGIATTEGAATGAAGLAGMALDIPAIITLSLRTINKIALCYGFQNNNDDENQIVLSILSVAGANSIEEKEQALTALQNMVAKNPHRQVAGKTLENEVTKEAAKILIKALTKQLGVNLTKRKALQAVPVIGAAVGASVNDYFIKDTGWAARRIYQERWLKEKYTAERTI; encoded by the coding sequence ATGACAATTGAAACAAAAGACAGTTACGAGCAAAGGCAGCTGCAGGAGATACAGAACTGGAAAAATGAAAAGCCCGGAGTGGTAAGCGAATTCATGGGCTCGCTTTTTAAGCCGCTTTCAAGGCTGTTTGATAACGCCCTGCCGGTAAATACGATACAAAGTGCAATTGAAAGCTGCAACGGTGCATCAAAATCACTTATCGATATGGAAGCTTTCAAGAGGGAAGCAAATATTACAGAAATTGGCGAGCTAAGGTCGAGGTCGCTTCCGGAACTGGATATGCTGGCCAATGAGGCTCACAACTGGGCTATAGGCATCGCTACTACCGAGGGTGCTGCCACCGGTGCTGCGGGACTCGCTGGCATGGCACTGGATATTCCTGCCATCATTACGCTTTCTTTGCGTACCATCAACAAGATCGCTTTGTGCTATGGCTTCCAGAATAATAATGACGATGAAAACCAGATCGTGCTTTCGATACTATCTGTAGCGGGTGCCAATTCGATCGAAGAAAAAGAGCAGGCGCTTACGGCATTGCAAAATATGGTTGCTAAAAACCCACACAGGCAGGTGGCCGGAAAGACCCTTGAAAACGAAGTGACCAAAGAAGCCGCCAAGATACTTATCAAAGCCCTCACTAAACAATTGGGCGTTAATCTTACCAAACGCAAAGCATTGCAGGCTGTACCCGTTATAGGAGCAGCCGTGGGAGCGTCGGTAAACGATTATTTTATTAAAGATACCGGCTGGGCTGCACGCCGCATCTACCAGGAACGATGGCTGAAGGAAAAATATACGGCGGAGAGGACGATTTAA